Part of the Candidatus Hydrogenedentota bacterium genome is shown below.
GATCAGGCCGGTCTGTTCTTCGGTGCCGACCATGACGCGCTTGGCGTTCTTGATGGTGCCGAAACCAATTTCCGCGGTGCCCTTGGTCTTAAGGCCGATGATTTCGGCGTCGTCGGAAATGGGTTCGCCTGTGCTGTGTTCGTAGAGCAGTTCGTAGGTGCCGATTTGGGGGCCGTGGCCCTTCGTAACAGCAGCGCCCTTCTGTACCGCGGCTGATCCACTTTTCAAATCGGCGATGCCGACGCCATGCTCGTCTTTGCGAATGCGGGCGCGATCCATTGTGCCGGTCAGGCGAACCACGACTCCGCTACCGCAGTCGATGTCGAGGGGCTTGGTTTCCATCTCGACGGCGACGAAGTTGTAGCGGGGCGATACCTCGAAGCAATACTTGGTCAGCAGCGTAAGGCCGACTTTCTCGGCTTCCGGCATCGATAGATCATCCCTGGCCGGGTCGAATTCATTCTGAGGGTCGTGCAGTTTGTCGACCAGGACTCCGGCGGCATCGTCGGCGGTGACGGCCTCGCCGCTAATGCGGGCTTGGTCGAAAACTGCGGTGCCGGCGTGAATGGCAGTACCAAGGGCGGCGCGCAGGCCGACGACGTTGCGTAAGCCAAG
Proteins encoded:
- a CDS encoding PD-(D/E)XK nuclease family protein codes for the protein MNAPSRIASPSLTVRASSWAGLFDCAYRWEGIHLLGLRNVVGLRAALGTAIHAGTAVFDQARISGEAVTADDAAGVLVDKLHDPQNEFDPARDDLSMPEAEKVGLTLLTKYCFEVSPRYNFVAVEMETKPLDIDCGSGVVVRLTGTMDRARIRKDEHGVGIADLKSGSAAVQKGAAVTKGHGPQIGTYELLYEHSTGEPISDDAEIIGLKTKGTAEIGFGTIKNAKRVMVGTEEQTGLIEFAAEMFKTGRFYPNPKSLLCSDKYCPRFSKCHFHD